From the Theobroma cacao cultivar B97-61/B2 chromosome 2, Criollo_cocoa_genome_V2, whole genome shotgun sequence genome, one window contains:
- the LOC18607368 gene encoding separase isoform X1, whose protein sequence is MPPPTESSLLSDLQTSDDSQRLHSIVSDYLRPVSTLANSKKTSKKADQTTVRSLAKQFLSFLSKSFPIIYNRLYIQNPSQQQRDILSPFYDTYRQCLTCLDFISSQLAGGPHMVQIQRLKLVYCLQAWGRYEEGESESFRVLERLRGEADSEGKFVPSIDVGGGDSKFGSVVVEAVASVVKNVAMGQSKDCGKYERVLALLEEVRPWCSLFRELESVAIEKSHNVLVTFLGRCCRFLVEEMNHFGEDLIRRFYVECLAEYSRSTTKDQVYKFARRICSSLFSLEGSESSVRIDLVTFVLASISRECKVEMDNGAIEFVELADYCANKCRAAGTIFCSTLARNLNNMAGDFHQATTPVDLILRLYATGLEFTDDFTTSKGAEDNSAIEVLFIERDKLHNLSALLGSLRHYFNIGEKETCISSDIEYKNSVNQMHLQPGSKGQCSMTCKDRKACIVMYYNTQKFLCQPLAELVNSEKKRILAEIEALTDSSKLYTIQDAFYQFCDSFFSLKRCTSESEREEFDDDEVLVASVIAAGFILSIGTKLKMQKSVCLIKQIIGSGWIQSQGLKYLFVSLHNIGVLMYRSKQMKEALKALKLSYRASWTNIQRLCEMFTHKKGFDDNLSEDAIRGLITDACTRSAFLLEVLHVCGNLKVKRIIVESLENWSLAENLFRQLPGPIPLIKQWVKIQCKLHKNVDVEDSAPTLCCMLLSSTKVSKRTIGIILEQELLAYQELNHGYPDFCQRMQNKVIDLLMQDVYATENSPLWKARILIRKGRALRINGIEALKNCILCLSEAISIMKNFYGETPILGTTACHQLAAAYCLRALCTQEAEPNSEQVYQDICAALDMWLSIFVPDSCSMDDEFKMVSGNTLPLLYNILDLLSVKGWTKLHSNIHQLIIRLYKQNNMQIGKCLANLWECRRLSHALCVSPVNEAFIATLSEHCGETSKSIDFWIGCLSGSQPGLLGFQQNLICFFNTFTHRFKTHERDFKSAVPVNNVKQIVSELISSDPVRSHSLFLAGYLYYDLCERCVSSGQLFEGLSYAKEAFQLRSQLFKRKFAFSIEEQVEKCNETGDIGEIALKVINGPKDLQVQRTVASELWSFDSSSWDLCGCYLSPWNVLQCYLESILQVGYINEMTGNGVEAETFLVWGKSISCSQSLPLFEATFSSVLGKLYRKKQLWHFAEKELQSAKQILVGSSSYYSCIKCRLMLEINLDQQLGDLFCNLFDSTIINNSKERLSHAEFLYKSALEKLNHSEWKRISSDEENDENITIKTTTINSEDVAGNAANHPANQPEAVGARKSRKTKNVSKSVLKEQYVIPEQSSRVTRSRFRSSQNQSLNSTGEAQVGLAKHSNGNVVSKLCDTCSEKESLFEKGSCRDELRNETACICKRTKCWQCLPTEIMKSGLLNYFINMKWEYAHRKLLVRVLTGIGKCLEYHGQTHELHKVVWQSISVLVSRKRITQTCSSAHDTFLLDLIGREILGDVFAVERAAILYSIGWITVKNIHSKDTRAVCCDLSNVQLSKTVHWLKLAFVLCREVPVLFQKVSRLLSAIYLLSATTELFSLPSCKALSESHWASYFHQASLGTHLNYQFFPNTCGRPNAQCFVDSRDSHAIGSSCLHTETSTLLRLAPESVKDLEQFVMDFYACLPCTAIICISLLGHAYTSLLQELLLNPSCIHAWMLLSRLNSNNQPVVLLLPLDSVLEEVSDDAAPDDDNARACQNLRQHMNSGKKWHCPWGSTVVDDVAPAFKGILEENFITTSNFLIEDTKSTRSLWWMIRKKVDQQLGKLLSNLEDSWLGPWRHVLLGDCLDCKSLNMVHKKLVRDLKSKCKMDINESFLKLVLGGAKYDIEEACFSWQCLKEGCYIGRLEHPGEEICRSNGIDKVSALASQLIHEAVNELHLADTISREPIILVLDYDVQMLPWESIPILRQQEVYRMPSVGSISLTLERSWHYQEQVGRNAAVFPLIDPLDAFYLLNPSGDLSSTQAEFENWFRDQNFEGKAGTVPTAEELATALKSHDLFLYFGHGSGEQYLSRKEIQELDKCAATLLMGCSSGSLVLNGCYMPRGISLSYLRAGSPVTIANLWEVTDKDIDRFGKAVLSAWLSERLEPADCSQCDQLVKEFEAMKIRGRSKGTSRKKVASSNIDETSNGDSLKNTCDHRPKIGSFVGRARETCTLPFLNGASPVCYGVPTGIRRKKDLSPNS, encoded by the exons ATGCCTCCTCCAACCGAATCCTCTCTCCTCTCCGACCTTCAAACCTCCGATGACTCCCAACGCCTCCATTCTATCGTCTCCGACTACCTCCGCCCCGTCTCCACCCTCGCAAATTCCAAGAAAACCTCCAAGAAAGCCGACCAAACCACCGTCCGATCCCTCGCCAAGCAGTTCTTGTCCTTCCTTTCCAAATCTTTCCCAATCATCTACAACCGTCTCTACATACAGAACCCTAGCCAACAACAACGAGAcattctttctcctttttatgATACTTACCGACAATGCTTAACTTGTCTCGATTTCATCTCTTCGCAGTTAGCCGGCGGTCCCCACATGGTTCAGATCCAGCGGTTGAAACTCGTTTACTGTTTACAAGCCTGGGGTCGATACGAAGAGGGAGAGAGTGAGTCGTTTAGGGTTTTGGAGAGGCTTAGAGGAGAAGCCGATTCAGAAGGGAAATTCGTGCCGAGTATAGATGTTGGTGGCGGTGATTCGAAGTTTGGATCTGTTGTAGTAGAGGCGGTGGCTTCCGTTGTGAAAAATGTGGCTATGGGACAGAGTAAAGATTGTGGGAAATATGAAAGAGTTCTTGCTTTGTTGGAGGAAGTTAGGCCTTGGTGCAG cCTTTTCAGGGAATTAGAATCCGTTGCCATTGAGAAATCGCACAATGTGCTCGTTACCTTTCTGGGTAGATGCTGTCGGTTTTTAGTTGAAGAGATGAATCATTTTGGCGAGGATTTGATTCGCCGGTTCTACGTAGAATGTTTGGCTGAGTATTCAAGGTCGACAACGAAAGATCAAGTTTATAAG TTTGCCCGCAGAATATGTTCCTCTTTGTTCTCGCTAGAGGGGAGCGAGAGCTCAGTTCGTATTGACTTAGTAACGTTTGTGTTGGCCTCCATTTCCCGTGAATGCAAG GTTGAAATGGATAATGGTGCAATAGAGTTTGTTGAACTTGCTGATTATTGTGCCAATAAGTGTCGAGCTGCCGGTACAATTTTTTGTAGTACTCTTGCAAGAAATTTAAACAACATGGCCGGTGATTTTCATCAG GCTACAACCCCTGTTGATCTGATactgaggctttatgcaactGGGCTTGAATTCACTGATGATTTCACCACCTCCAAAGGTGCAGAAGACAATTCTGCTATTGAAGTTTTGTTTATTGAAAGGGATAAGCTGCACAATTTGTCTGCTTTACTTGGTTCGCTCAGACATTACTTTAACATTGGTGAAAAAGAGACTTGCATTTCATCTGATATTGAATATAAGAATTCTGTTAATCAAATGCATTTGCAACCTGGGTCCAAGGGTCAGTGTTCTATGACTTGCAAGGACAGAAAGGCTTGTATAGTAATGTACTATAATACACAGAAATTCTTGTGTCAGCCACTTGCTGAACTAGTGAATTCAGAGAAAAAGCGCATACTTGCTGAAATCGAAGCTTTAACAGATTCTAGCAAGCTTTACACTATCCAGGACGCATTTTATCAGTTCTGTGAtagtttcttttctcttaaacG CTGTACATCTGAATCAGAGAGAgaagaatttgatgatgatgaagtgTTGGTAGCTAGTGTGATTGCAGCTGGGTTCATTCTTTCCATTGGCACAAAGCTTAAAATGCAG AAGAGTGTGTGTTTAATCAAGCAAATCATTGGCAGTGGATGGATTCAATCTCAGGGACTTAAATATCTCTTTGTCTCTCTGCATAATATTGGTGTACTTATGTACAGAAGTAAGCAAATGAAAGAG GCTTTGAAGGCTTTAAAACTGTCTTATAGAGCATCATGGACGAATATTCAACGTCTCTGTGAGATGTTTACTCATAAGAAGGGTTTTGATGATAATCTGTCAGAAGATGCTATTAGAGGTTTGATAACTGACGCATGCACTAGAAGTGCTTTTCTTTTGGAAGTTCTCCATGTATGCGGCAATCTTAAGGTGAAAAGAATTATTGTGGAGAGCCTTGAGAACTGGTCTTTGGCTGAAAATTTGTTCAGACAGTTGCCAGGTCCTATTCCTTTGATAAAACAATGGGTTAAG ATTCAGTGTAAACTTCATAAAAATGTGGATGTAGAGGATAGTGCTCCAACCTTATGTTGTATGCTGTTGTCTTCTACAAAAGTGTCAAAGAGGACAATTGGCATAATTTTAGAGCAG gAGCTTCTTGCATATCAGGAATTGAATCATGGGTACCCAGATTTTTGTCAGAGAATGCAAAATAAAGTTATTGATTTGCTTATGCAAGATGTTTATGCCACAGAAAATAGTCCCTTATGGAAAGCAAGAATTTTAATTAGAAAGGGAAGAGCACTAAGGATTAATGGGATTGAAGCTTTGAAGAACTGTATTTTGTGCTTGTCTGAAGCTATATCTATTATG AAAAACTTCTATGGTGAAACACCTATCCTGGGAACTACAGCCTGCCATCAATTAGCTGCTGCTTATTGCTTACGTGCACTATGTACCCAGGAAGCTGAACCAAACTCGGAG CAAGTTTATCAAGATATCTGTGCTGCCTTAGATATGTGGTTGAGCATATTCGTTCCTGATTCTTGCTCCATGGATGATGAGTTCAAAATGGTGTCTGGAAACACACTGCCACTGCTATATAATATACTTGATTTGCTATCAGTGAAG GGTTGGACAAAATTGCACAGTAACATACATCAACTGATAATTAGATTATACAAGCAGAACAATATGCAAATTGGGAAATGCCTTGCAAACCTTTGGGAATGTAGGAGGCTTAGTCATGCACTTTGTGTTTCTCCAGTAAATGAGGCATTTATTGCAACCTTATCAGAGCATTGTGGTGAAACTTCCAAATCCATTGATTTCTGGATAGGTTGTCTAAGTGGGTCCCAACCTGGACTTCTTGGATTCCAACAGAACCTCATATGTTTCTTTAACACTTTCACCCATCGCTTTAAAACTCATGAAAGAGATTTCAAGTCAGCTGTCCCAGTTAACAATGTAAAACAGATTGTCTCTGAACTCATTTCTAGT GATCCTGTACGCAGTCATTCTCTCTTCCTTGCGGGGTACCTCTACTATGATTTGTGTGAAAGATGCGTTTCCAGTGGACaattatttgag GGTCTTTCATATGCAAAAGAAGCCTTTCAATTGCGAAGTCAactctttaaaagaaaatttgctTTCTCCATTGAGGAGCAGGTTGAAAAATGCAATGAAACTGGTGACATTGGTGAAATTGCCCTGAAAGTTATAAATGGTCCAAAGGATCTTCAAGTGCAGAGAACAGTAGCTAGTGAACTTTGGTCTTTTGACAGTAGTTCATGGGACCTCTGTGGCTGTTATCTTAGTCCGTGGAATGTACTTCAATGTTATCTTGAAAGCATTCTACAG GTTggatatattaatgaaatgacTGGAAATGGAGTTGAGGCTGAAACGTTTTTAGTATGGGGAAAATCTATCTCGTGTTCACAGAGCTTACCACTATTTGAAGCTACTTTTTCTTCTGTCTTGG GGAAATTATATCGTAAGAAACAACTCTGGCATTTCGCAGAGAAGGAACTGCAAAGTGCTAAACAAATTCTGGTAGGCAGCAGCAGCTATTATTCCTGCATAAAATGCAGATTGATGCTGGAAATTAATCTCGACCAACAACTCGGTGATTTGTTCTGTAATCTTTTTGATAGTACTatcataaataattcaaaagaGAGATTATCTCATGCTGAATTTCTGTACAAATCAGCCCTTGAGAAACTGAATCATTCTGAGTGGAAGAGAATCAGTTCTgatgaagaaaatgatgagAATATAACAATCAAAACAACTACCATAAATAGTGAAGATGTTGCTGGCAATGCTGCCAATCATCCTGCAAATCAGCCAGAGGCAGTAGGTGCCAGAAAGAGTAGGAAAACTAAGAACGTATCAAAATCTGTGCTGAAGGAGCAATATGTGATACCTGAACAAAGTTCAAGGGTAACTCGTTCTAGATTTCGATCTTCTCAAAACCAGAGCTTAAACAGTACCGGTGAAGCACAAGTTGGGCTTGCAAAACATTCAAATGGCAATGTTGTGTCCAAACTCTGTGACACTTGTTCAGAAAAGGAGTCACTCTTTGAAAAAGGAAGTTGTAGGGATGAATTAAGGAATGAAACTGCCTGCATTTGTAAGAGAACTAAGTGTTGGCAGTGCCTTCCTACCGAGATTATGAAATCAGGGTTACTGAACTACTTCATAAATATGAAATGGGAGTATGCCCACAGGAAACTTTTGGTGAGGGTACTTACTGGCATAG GAAAATGCTTGGAATATCATGGTCAaacacatgaattgcacaaAGTTGTTTGGCAAAGCATATCTGTCCTAGTCAGCAGAAAAAGAATTACTCAGACTTGTTCCTCTGCTCATGATactttcttgcttgatttgaTTGGGAGGGAGATCTTGGGTGATGTTTTTGCTGTTGAACGTGCAGCAATCCTATACAGCATAGGTTGGATAACTGTGAAGAATATCCATTCTAAAGATACCAG GGCTGTATGCTGTGATCTGTCCAATGTTCAGTTATCAAAAACGGTTCACTGGCTCAAGCTAGCCTTTGTACTCTGCCGTGAGGTTCCTGTACTTTTTCAAAAG GTTTCCAGATTGCTTTCTGCAATATATCTGCTTTCTGCCACTACTGAGCTCTTCTCTTTGCCATCTTGCAAAGCACTCTCTGAAAGTCATTGGgcttcatattttcatcaagcTTCACTTGGTACTCATCTTAACTACCAATTCTTTCCAAATACTTGTGGGAGACCCAACGCTCAATGCTTTGTAGATTCCAGG GACTCACATGCAATTGGTTCATCTTGCCTACATACAGAGACATCCACCTTGTTAAG GCTTGCTCCTGAATCCGTTAAAGATCTTGAACAATTTGTAATGGACTTTTATGCGTGCCTTCCTTGCACTGCCATCATCTGTATAAGTTTGCTTGGACATGCTTATACTAGTTTGTTACAAGAATTGTTACTTAACCCTTCTTGCATTCATGCATGGATGCTGTTGTCACGGTTGAATTCTAATAATCAACCTGTTGTCTTGCTTCTGCCCCTGGATTCAGTTTTAGAAG AAGTTTCAGATGACGCTGCTCCTGATGATGATAATGCAAGAGCTTGTCAGAACTTGCGTCAGCACATGAATTCGGGTAAAAAGTGGCATTGTCCTTGGGGTTCCACTGTGGTTGATGATGTGGCACCAGCTTTTAAAGGGATATTGGAAGAGAACTTTATAACAACTTCCAACTTTCTTATTGAAGATACCAAAAGTACCAGGTCTTTGTGGTGGATGATTAGGAAGAAGGTTGATCAGCAACTTGGTAAGCTGCTGAG TAACTTGGAAGATTCCTGGCTGGGTCCCTGGAGGCATGTGCTTCTTGGGGACTGCTTGGACTGCAAAAGCTTGAACATGGTGCATAAGAAGCTAGTGCGGGATCTGAAATCTAAATGCAAAATGGACATAAATGAGAGTTTCCTTAAACTTGTTCTTGGAGGTGCGAAGTATGATATTGAGGAAGCATGTTTTTCGTGGCAGTGTTTAAAGGAAGGATGCTACATTGGCAGGCTTGAACATCCTGGGGAAGAAATTTGCAGGTCTAATGGCATTGATAAGGTGTCCGCGTTGGCCTCTCAACTAATCCATGAAGCAGTGAATGAGCTTCATCTGGCGGACACCATCTCTAGGGAACCAATAATTTTAGTGTTGGACTATGATGTCCAG ATGCTTCCTTGGGAAAGTATACCAATACTAAGACAGCAGGAGGTTTATCGAATGCCTTCTGTTGGCAGTATCTCTTTGACACTCGAGAGAAGCTGGCATTATCAAGAGCAAGTTGGTAGGAATGCTGCTGTTTTTCCTTTGATAGATCCCTTGGATGcattttacttgttaaatCCCAGTGGTGATCTCAGCAGCACACAAGCTGAATTTGAGAACTGGTTTAGGGATCAAAACTTCGAG GGGAAGGCTGGCACTGTGCCGACAGCTGAAGAACTGGCTACAGCCTTGAAAAGCCATGAccttttcttatattttggCCATGGAAGTG GAGAGCAGTATCTTTCCAGAAAGGAGATTCAGGAACTGGACAAGTGTGCTGCTACCTTGCTAATGGGTTGCAGCAGTGGTTCTCTGGTGCTAAACGGATGCTACATGCCAAGAGGTATTTCACTATCCTATCTACGGGCAGGTTCTCCCGTTACAATTGCCAACTTGTGGGAAGTGACAGACAAAGACATCGACCGGTTTGGTAAGGCCGTGCTTAGTGCTTGGTTGAGCGAAAGACTGGAACCCGCAGATTGCTCCCAGTGCGACCAACTGGTCAAAGAATTCGAGGCAATGAAAATAAGAGGGCGTAGTAAAGGAACTTCCAGGAAGAAAGTGGCAAGCAGCAACATAGACGAAACTAGTAACGGTGATTCATTGAAGAATACATGTGACCACAGACCAAAGATCGGATCGTTTGTGGGTCGGGCTCGTGAAACTTGCACCCTCCCTTTCTTGAACGGGGCATCGCCAGTTTGTTATGGTGTACCCACAGGCATACggagaaagaaagatttgTCGCCAAATTCGTAA